The genomic segment TTTCCCGTGGGCGCCAGGCTCTCACTCGGCCCTgacgggccccgcccctccctctcttcctctccatcccgCGCCCACCGCCTCctcctgggggaaggaaaggggtAAAGAATTGGGTCAggccggcggggggcggggggtgggggcggggcgggggtgggggcggggcgaggcggggggTGCACTCCCCCAGGAGGAAAGCTGCTTTCCACCGCCACCACCCAGCAGGCCTCGCTGAGTTGGCTTCACTCCAGAGCGTTGGTGGAGGCAGTGAGGCTCTCGGAGGGGCCAGGCTCGGGAGAGGCGGGGGCGCCCCTCACCGTCTGAGCCAGGGTGCCTCCGCGGCGGCTGCTGGACGCCTCAGAGCCGGTGCCCTCCAACAGCTTGGCGACGAAGCCCACGCCGGCCGAGCGCAGCAGGCCGCCGCCGGCGCACGCGTACAGCACGGGGTTCACGCTGCTGCTCAGGAAGGCCAGCGTGATGAGCACCTGGCGGGCCAGGTACAGCCGCCGCCACTCGGGCCCGGACCCCGCGGCTTTGCCGGCCAGCGCGCGGACCGCCTGGATCAGGTTCACCATGTGGTAGGGCAGCCAGAAGACGGCGAAGGCCAGGATGATGAGCGCCACCAGGCGGCCGGTGCGGCGGCTGCGGCGGAAGCGCCGGGCCCGCAGCCTGCGCCCGATGTCGGAGTAGCTGGCCACCACGACCAGGAAGGGTAGCAGGAAGCCGGTGACCACCTCGAAGAACAGGTGGAAGACCCTATGTCCTTCGCTGGGGTACTTTGGAAAGCAGACCAGGCTCCGGTTGTTCATTCCCGGGGTCACCTTGCGGTACACGATGACTGGAGTGGCCAGCAGAACAGACACCACCCAGATGCCTGCCAGCACCCGCCAGGCAACTGTCTTGGTGCGCAGCTTCTGGGACACAAACGGGAGGGCCACTGCCAGCGAGCGGTCCAGGCTCATGGTGGTGATGAGTAGGACGCTGGCATACATGCTGACTCCGCAGACGTAGTGGAACAGGCGGCAGCCAGCCAGTCCGAAAGT from the Hippopotamus amphibius kiboko isolate mHipAmp2 chromosome 2, mHipAmp2.hap2, whole genome shotgun sequence genome contains:
- the LTB4R gene encoding leukotriene B4 receptor 1 translates to MAMNTTTPAAPVSSSVTFISLLVIIVLSVALVVGLPGNSFVVWSVLVKLRKRSVTALLVLHLALADLAVLLTAPFFLYYAAQGTWTFGLAGCRLFHYVCGVSMYASVLLITTMSLDRSLAVALPFVSQKLRTKTVAWRVLAGIWVVSVLLATPVIVYRKVTPGMNNRSLVCFPKYPSEGHRVFHLFFEVVTGFLLPFLVVVASYSDIGRRLRARRFRRSRRTGRLVALIILAFAVFWLPYHMVNLIQAVRALAGKAAGSGPEWRRLYLARQVLITLAFLSSSVNPVLYACAGGGLLRSAGVGFVAKLLEGTGSEASSSRRGGTLAQTVRGAPASPEPGPSESLTASTNALE